One Polynucleobacter sp. SHI8 genomic window, AGTGTATGAACTTTCTAGTTCTGATCTCAACATGTTAAAAAAATCCCCATCCTCAATACTCATTGAGGATGGGGGCTTACGTTTTAACTTTGATTAATCTTCTAAATTATGCAGAATAGAAATCGTCGGTTCAGCCATGTTTAAGGTATAGAAATGGAGGCCTGGAGCACCACCAGCAATCAGCTGATGACACAAGTCGGTTACCACTTCTAAACCATAGGCTTTAATTGATTGTGTGTCGTCACCAAAACTTTCGAGGCGCTTGCGTAACCAACGTGGTATCTCAGCTCCACAAGCATCAGAGAAACGAATCAACTGAGTACTACTTACGATTGGCATAATCCCTGGAATAATAGGTATATTGACATCATGGCTAGCAACATCCTCTAAAAACTGAAAATAGGCATCAGAATTAAAAAAGTACTGTGTTATTGCTGAGTTTGCTCCTGCTTGAACTTTTTGGACAAACTTTTCAATATCATCTACCGCTGATGTTGCCTGCGGATGAAACTCTGGATAAGCTGCAACTTCAATATGAAACCAGTCACCTGTGGCTTCTCGAATAAAAGCCACGAGCTCATTGGCGTGATTAAACTCACCATAATTTCCCATTCCAGAGGGTAAATCACCGCGAAGCGCCACGATGCGTTTAATGCCGATGGCCTGGTACTGTTCTAACAGTTCTGATACTTTGGCTTTTGTACTTCCAACACAAGATAAATGCGGGGCTGCAGAAATGCCGCCTTCATGAATCTCTCGCACGGTATTCATCGTGCCATCTTGTGTAGAACCACCAGCACCAAAAGTTACTGAAAAAAAGCTTGGGGCTAGTTCCTGGATCAGTCGGCCTCTCACAGCACGAAGCTTTTCCGCCCCCTCTTCCGTCTTAGGGGGGAAAAATTCTGCGCTGAGTTCAATATTATCGAGTAGGCTCATTGTTTAATAACGATAATGATTTGGTTTAAATGGCCCAGATTTATCCACGCCGATGTAATTAGCTTGTTGGTCTGTAAGAACTGTTAATTCTGCATTTAGGTTCTTTAACTGCAATATCGCCACTTTTTCATCCAAATGCTTAGGCAATGTATACACACCAATTGGGTACTCATTGGTATGAGCTTTTGTCCAAAGTTCGATTTGTGCAATCGTTTGATTTGCAAATGATGAGCTCATCACGAATGATGGATGACCTGTTCCACAACCTAAATTGACTAAGCGACCTTTTGCTAACAGAATAATTCTTTTTTCTGGCTGGCCATTTTGCGCTGGGAAAATAATGTGATCAACTTGTGGCTTGATTTCATCCCATTGATATTTTTCAACGCTTGCAACATCAATTTCGTTATCGAAATGGCCAATATTACATACGATTGCTTGGTTTTTCATCTTGAGCATGATGTCATGGGTAATCACATGATAGTTTCCAGTAGCGGTCACAAAAATATCAGCTTTATCAGCAGCATATTCCATCGTTACAACACGGTAACCTTCCATTGCCGCTTGTAATGCACAAATTGGATCAACTTCAGTTACCCAAACTTGAGCAGATAATGCTCTTAATGCTTGAGCAGAACCTTTACCAACATCACCATAACCAGCAACGACTGCTACCTTACCGGCTATCATTACATCAGTTGCGCGCTTAATCGCATCGACTAAAGATTCGCGGCAACCATATAAGTTATCAAATTTGCTTTTTGTTACAGAGTCATTGACGTTAATTGCTGGGAACTTCAGTTCGCCTTTGGCAAACATTTGATATAAACGGTGCACGCCAGTTGTAGTTTCTTCTGTTACACCTTTAACTTCAGCTAAACGAACTGAATACCAAGTCGAATCAATTGCAAGTTTTGCTTTGATGGATGCATAAAGAATCGTTTCTTCTTCGCTCGTTGGGTTATTTAAAACAGTGATGTCTTTTTCTGCTCTAGCGCCAAGATGCAATAACAAAGTTGCATCACCACCATCATCTAAAATCATATTGGAATATGAACCATCGGCCCATTCAAAGATACGGTGTGTGAAATCCCAATATTGCTCTAATGTTTCACCTTTAATTGCAAATACTGGTGTTCCATTAGCGGCGATTGCTGCTGCTGCATGATCTTGAGTTGAGTAAATATTGCAAGATGCCCAACGCACTTTAGCACCTAAAGCTTCAAGTGTTTCAATTAACACGGCAGTTTGAATCGTCATGTGTAATGAACCAGTGATACGAGCACCTTTCAAAGGTTGTGCTTTTTCATACTCTTGACGGATTGCCATGAGTCCTGGCATTTCTGTTTCAGCAATGGCGATTTCTTTGCGACCAAAATCAGCTAAAGTGATATCGGCAATGACATAGTCGTTTTTAATATTTGATACGGAATTCATGCAGCTCTCCAAAAATTACAGAAATCTTGGGGATGCTGGATTCAAAGCCCACCAACCAAGAGTTCAAAAGGTTAGTGAGCGCCGTTGCCTAGACTCTAGATAGAGTCCCTTCAAGCCTGGGGAAACTTAGATTAGA contains:
- the metF gene encoding methylenetetrahydrofolate reductase [NAD(P)H] — translated: MSLLDNIELSAEFFPPKTEEGAEKLRAVRGRLIQELAPSFFSVTFGAGGSTQDGTMNTVREIHEGGISAAPHLSCVGSTKAKVSELLEQYQAIGIKRIVALRGDLPSGMGNYGEFNHANELVAFIREATGDWFHIEVAAYPEFHPQATSAVDDIEKFVQKVQAGANSAITQYFFNSDAYFQFLEDVASHDVNIPIIPGIMPIVSSTQLIRFSDACGAEIPRWLRKRLESFGDDTQSIKAYGLEVVTDLCHQLIAGGAPGLHFYTLNMAEPTISILHNLED
- the ahcY gene encoding adenosylhomocysteinase, with translation MNSVSNIKNDYVIADITLADFGRKEIAIAETEMPGLMAIRQEYEKAQPLKGARITGSLHMTIQTAVLIETLEALGAKVRWASCNIYSTQDHAAAAIAANGTPVFAIKGETLEQYWDFTHRIFEWADGSYSNMILDDGGDATLLLHLGARAEKDITVLNNPTSEEETILYASIKAKLAIDSTWYSVRLAEVKGVTEETTTGVHRLYQMFAKGELKFPAINVNDSVTKSKFDNLYGCRESLVDAIKRATDVMIAGKVAVVAGYGDVGKGSAQALRALSAQVWVTEVDPICALQAAMEGYRVVTMEYAADKADIFVTATGNYHVITHDIMLKMKNQAIVCNIGHFDNEIDVASVEKYQWDEIKPQVDHIIFPAQNGQPEKRIILLAKGRLVNLGCGTGHPSFVMSSSFANQTIAQIELWTKAHTNEYPIGVYTLPKHLDEKVAILQLKNLNAELTVLTDQQANYIGVDKSGPFKPNHYRY